The segment CGGTAGCGTCGATGTTCGGCGTATAAGACGCACCCAGCTGGAAGCCGGCGAAACGCGGCGTGAAGTAGGTGATCTTGTTCGAGTCCGACACCTGGTTCAGCAGGGTCGAGGTCCCGGCATCCGAGTTCTGCTGGAACGGCGCGATATTCGGATCGTTCAGACCCAGACCGGCGGAGGGTGCCGTGTACTGCATCAGGTAGGGTGCGGAGTTCTCCGAACCCATGACCAGACGACCCCAGCTGCCCTCGAAGTAGAGGAAGGTCTCGTCGATCTGGTCGCCCTGGGTAATCGCCTCGAGCTGCGCCTGGAAACCGACCGTCAGACCATTGTCCAGAGTCGTCTCGCCGGTGAAGTGAATCTCACCTTCCTGGCGGACGTTGAACTGGTTGTAGTCGTTGTCGCCGGGACCGTCGAAGTCCTGCTCCACGAAGGTGAAGAAGTTCTCGTAGTAACCGCCGACGCCCAGGGAGATCTTCCCATCCTGAGCGGCCGCCGGGCCAGCCATCAGCGCAACAGCGCCGATCGCCGTGGTGCCCATAAGGACCTTTTTCATCCGTTGCTCCTCCATCAAAGCTCAGATGCCGTTGACATCCCCACCCGGCTTCCCTCTGTCGAGACCGTCACCAACCTCATCAAGGCCAGCTAACGTCCTCTCGAGCCCCCCGGGTGACTCTTCATTCGGTAGTGAACCGATGGCCGCACTCTACGCAGAATCACTTTAGTCACAAACCAAAGGATTCTCGCCTTAAGGCATTTCTGCCAACCTGTTGCAGATAGAACACAGGCCGATAATCCCAGGCGATAGCTTGATCTTGCTGACCATCGCTCAGAGCAATCGCCAGATTCGGATGCTAAGAAATTGTTATTGTTAATTTAATTTAGATCTGACTCGAGAAGGATAATGGTTGCCATGTGCCTTCTGATCCGCAGGGATATCTGGCCTGCAGGAGCGACGCGGGACCAGAACGGCACAGAGAACGCCGATCTCTGGTGTTTCGCCCTTTGTCAAAGCGCTTCATGGCTGAATGATTTGTACTACAAAACAGCTCGAAAACATCGATTGCATAAACTCGATCACATCGATAGCTTCTTTACATAATTATATGATCGTATCGTCTCATGACCATGACACCTATCTCACAAACTCTTCACGACGTCGCCGATACTTCCTCCGATGCTGAGCCTTTAGCCGCGCTGCAGTTCGAGGGCGTCGGCTCTCGACTTCGCGAAGCCTACCGGCTCTATATGAAAGCTCTGCAGGATCGTCTGGCCGACGAGAACGTGCCCATCGGGCTTTGGTATTTTCTCTGCGCGCTCTGGCAGGAAGACGGTATCTCTCAGCGGGAGCTGTCACGGCGCGTGGGCACCGTCGAGCCGACCGCGGTCGGTGTTCTGGCCCAAATGGAGCGCCGCGAGTGGGTGGTTCGCGACCGAGACCCCGACGACCAGCGCCGCCGTGTGGTTTTTCTGACCGACAAGGGCCGCGATCTTCGTGACCGCCTCAAGCCTGTCTTCGAGGGCGTCGAGCAACCGGAAGTCCTCGGACTGAGCGACCCGGAACTCGCGACACTCTGCGACCTTCTGGAGAGACTGTCTCGCTCGGTCGAAAGATCGCGCCTGCTTCGCGGCATTTAGGGAGTCGGCACGCGCGCCCAACGGCGACCGGTTCCAGAATCACGCCAAAACGTACGTTCCTGAAAGCTTCAGGTCCCTACGCTGCCCATTGACGAGCCGATTGCCTCTCCGCTTCCAAACGAACAGCAACGGTGAAGCCAAAAAGGAAGGGGCGGGTCCGCTGGACCCGCCCCTCTCTTAACTTGGCTGTGCATCCCGAGCCTGTCGGGCGCGCAACCTGTCGGCCGTGCCGGACTTAGAAGTCCAGACGGGTACCGATGATGACGCCCCAGGCATCCTCATCGCGATTCGCCGACTCGTCTTCCTCATCGGTGTACTGCAGGGCACCGATGACCTTGACGCCCGGGCTCAGACGGTAGTTGCCACCGATTTCGACACGGTGGAGCTGATCGTCGCCGCCGACGGTCTCGGTCTCACCGTTCAGGTAGGTGACACCGACTTCCCAGGGGCCCTGGCCGTAGGTCGCGCCCACGTCCCAGACCAGAACGTCGCCGTCGTCGTCCAGACCGCCGTTGCTGTGCAGCACCGAACCGCCGACCGTGAAACCGGCAAAGCCGACGTTCACACCGCCCGAGAAGGCCAGGAAGTCGTCGGTTTCCGGGTTGCCCACCAAGGCGTCTTCTTCTTCCATGCCGTACTCGAGGCCACCGGCGATGGCGACATCGACACCATTGAAGGACTCGACGAAGTTGGCGCCGGCCCCGAAGAAGTTGTTGTAGTCGCCCGGATCTTCGTCGGTGTTCAGATCGGAAGACTGGCGATCACCGCCGGTCGCATCGATGTTCGGCGTATAAGACGCACCCAGCTGGAAGCCGGCGAAACGCGGCGTGAAGTAGGTGATCTTATTGGCGTCCGACACCTGGTTCAGCAGGGTCGAAGTACCGGCATCCGAGATGTCATTGAACGGTGCGATGTTGGGCGAGTTGAGGCCCAGACCGGCGGAGGGTGCCGTGTACTGCATCAGGTAGGGTGCGGAGTTCTCCGAACCCATGACCAGACGACCCCAGCTGCCCTCGAAGTAGAGGTAGGTCTCGTCGATCTGGTCGCCCTGGGTGACCGCCTCGAGCTGCGCCTGGAAACCGACCGTCAGACCGTTGTCCAGGGTCGTCTCGCCCTTGAAGTGAATCTCACCTTCCTGGCGGACGTTGAACTGGTTGTAGTCGTTGTCGCCGGGACCGTCGAAGTCCTGCTCCACGAAGGTGAAGAAGTTCTCGTAGTAACCGCCGACGCCCAGGGAGATCTTCCCATCCTGAGCGGCCGCCGGGCCAGCCATCAGCGCAACAGCGCCGATCGCCGTGGTGCCCATAAGGACCTTTTTCATCCGTTGCTCCTCCATCAAAGCTCAGATGCCGTTGACATCCCCACCCGGCTTCCCTCTGTCGAGACCGCCACCAACCTCATCAAGGCCAGTTCGCCTTCTCTCAAGCCCCCCGGGTGAACTCATCGCACAAAAGGAACGACACGAATCGCCCCTGGTGCTGGCCGGCACTCTAGCTTTGTTGAGTCGCCATGCAATAAAGACTTGCCCCTGGCTGTGTCGATATTGTCCTAGCGTGCTTCAAAAAACACGAACAACTTAATCATTAGTATATTACTTAATATGTGAATTATATCGTATCATTTGGAATTTACGGCCGTCGCCTCAGGCTGCTACTTAAGACAAAAACCAGTCAGGAATGGCGGGATCTGGGGAGTTCCGAAAAATATGACGCAAGTTATTTCACCACTGCGGGAAGGCGATCTCTTTCCCGACTTCAAGCTGCGCGATCAAACCTCTCGCCTTTCAGTGCTTTCCCTCCATGCTCGGGGTAAGCCGATTGTCCTACTCCTCGTCGCCGATCCTAAACACCCGAAAACAGCCAAACTGCTCAACGACATCGCCAAGCACTGGAACGAAGTCGATGCTGCCGCCCATTTTTTCGCGATCACCGCCGCCGATGTAGCGAGCAACGCTCAGGCCGCCACAATCGCGAACTGGCCCTTTCTCGTACTCTCCGATCCCGACGGTCTGATTCTTCGTGGTTTCGGGCAACAGTGGCAACGCAGCAAGGATGCCTTCAGCCCATCGAACACCACCGTTGTCGTCTGCAACGCAAACAGGCGGATCGCGACCGTCGCAACGGGCAGTTTCGAAGACCCGGTCGACTTTATCGTAGGCCAGACAAGAGACGTTGCAACCGAGGGCGAATTGCTCGTGCAGCGCAGCATGCCGCCGGTGATCTACGTACCTCGGGTCCTCGATCCGGATCTCTGTCAGCAGCTCATCGAACTGCATCGTGCGGAGAATGTGGCCTCGGGAGTTCTTCGTGACCGCTCGGCCAGCCACAGCGAACCCGCCGACAGCGAAGTCAAATCACGCCGCGATCACTTCCTCGAGGACCGCAAGCTCATCGGGACGCTCAAGATACGGTTCGAGCGGCGCATGCTTCCGGAAATTAACAAGGCTACTTTCTATCACGTGGCCGGCTTCGAAAAATTCAAAATCGGCCGCTACGATGCCGAAACAGGCGGGGTCTTCAAGCCGCACAGAGACAACGACACGATGGCCGGTGCGCACCGGCGTTTCGCCGTTACCTTAAATCTCAATACCGGCGAATACGACGGCGGGGAACTTCGCTTTCCGGAATACAGCCGTGACCGTTTCAGCCCCGCCACAGGCGACGCCGTCGTCTTCTCCTGCTCGCTACTGCACGAGGTGCTGCCGATCACGCGAGGTCAACGCTACGTTCTTTTGGCCTTCCTCTTCGGCGCCGACGCGCAGCCGGCCGGCGGCCAACGCCCGCAGCCGCCACGCTAAACCGCCGCAAAACTGCTGGTAACCGCCAAGAAACAGAAAAGCGCGAAGGCGCCGCAGCGGCGGTCTTCCGCTTCGAAACCAGACAGCAGAGCGTCTCAGAGGTCTGCAGGTGGCGATGCCTCTAGCGCTTCAAATCGCCGACACGCAGGTTGAAAGCGACGGAGATGCGCTCGCCGCTACCGCGGAAGGGCAGCACGCCGTGGCGCAACCAGGAGGGAAAGAGCAGCATCTCCCCGGCTTCGGGTTGAATTGTCCAAGTGGCGACGCTCTGGACACCGGGCAGATCGTAAACGCCGACCGCCGGCCGGGGATCCTGAAATTCGATAGCGCCGTTGGGAACGATATCCGGGTCCGGCCCTCCCAAGTCGACGTAGTAGACGCCGGACCAGTGGTTGCTGGCGTGGGTGTGGTGTCGATTGTAGTCGCCATCGCCATTCACGTTGGCCCAGGCCGTAACGGCCAACTTACAAGTGAAGGCCCGGGTCCCGATCTCAGCTTCCATGGCGGCCCCGAAAGCTTCGTTGATGTACTGGCCGAGTGTCGCGAGAGACGGATCGCCCCAGGACATCAAGTCGTGGCTCGACTGCCAACCGCCTATATTGCTCCGCACTGTCGAGGACGCCGTCGCCCTACGCGCCAGAATCAAGGCTCTCAGGGCGTCATTCAGGGCCGCGCTCTCAGGCCAGCGATGGCGGTAGATAGGTGTCGGAAAGGCTAGCACCACCGGGCCGTCGGCATTGGCGAGCTGCATCGATCGGTCCTTTGAAGGATAAGTCTGTCAAGGCTGCGGAGTCAGCGCTTAGGTTGGGGCCATCAATCCGCCGACGCGGTAACCTGTCAACTGCGCAGCCATCGCTTTCCTTGTGCCATGCCCGACCCCAACAGCTTAGATGCGCATGTCTCAGCGGCCCGCCAAGCAATGAGCGGGCGGCAGTGGGCGAAGGCCTGTGGGCATCTGGAGGCCGCCCTGCGTCAACGGCCCGACGACCCTGGCCTTCTGCGGGCTCTGGCCCAGTCACGCTTCGCCGCCGGACAGGCGGAGCCGGCCCTTCGCGCGCTGGAGGCGGCCTGCGCCGCACGGCCGACCGATAGCCCGCTGCAGTACGACAGAGCGCAGCTTCTACGTCGACTCGGTAGAGCGGAAGCCGCTCTCGCGGCGGCGCAGGCCGCATGGAAGGCCGCACCGAAGGCCGACGAACCGGCACTGCTGCTGGCCGAGTTGCTGGTCGAGGCCAAACGCGCGGCCGAGGCTGTCGATCTGCTGACGCCCCTCTCGGCCGTCAAGCCGAGGGACCCCGAGCTGTCGCTGGCCTTCGGCGCCGCACTGCTGGCCGCTGGCTTGCCCGACGAAGCCCTGATCCCTCTGGAGGTGGCCGCGTCCCTGCCCGGACCAAAAGGCGCCTTCGCTCTGCACAATCGCGCCACGTGTCTGGCAGACCTCGGGCGGATCGATGCCTCCGCTGCAGCCGCGGAAGCCGCGCTTGCCAGACTGCCCGAGTTAGCGGGGCCGCTCTGGCATCTCGGACTCTGCGCGGTCGACCGCGGCGATCGAACGGAGGCCGCTGCGCGCTTCGCGGCGGCCGAGCGCGCGAATCCACAGATGGGCCTGGCCGCCGCCTACCATGCCGCGCTCCTCCAGCTGACAGGCCAATCAGCCGCGACAGAGGCCTGGCGGCGGGCTGAGCGACTGGATCCCGCGCAGACCGCCCTTCGCGAGGCCGTGAGCCACTATCTGGAAACGGAGAAGCGAGAAGACGCCGCACCGGCGATCTTCGGCTTCAAACCCAGCCTGCTGCGCTTCGCACTCGCACAAGCGCCGCAGCACGGCCTGCAATGCGAATTCGGAGTCTTCACCGGCCGTTCCCTGCGCCTGCTGGCCGAAACGCGGCCAGCGGCGAGCTTCGGAGACTGGCATGGCTTCGACTCTTTCGAAGGCCTGCCG is part of the Algihabitans albus genome and harbors:
- a CDS encoding 2OG-Fe(II) oxygenase: MTQVISPLREGDLFPDFKLRDQTSRLSVLSLHARGKPIVLLLVADPKHPKTAKLLNDIAKHWNEVDAAAHFFAITAADVASNAQAATIANWPFLVLSDPDGLILRGFGQQWQRSKDAFSPSNTTVVVCNANRRIATVATGSFEDPVDFIVGQTRDVATEGELLVQRSMPPVIYVPRVLDPDLCQQLIELHRAENVASGVLRDRSASHSEPADSEVKSRRDHFLEDRKLIGTLKIRFERRMLPEINKATFYHVAGFEKFKIGRYDAETGGVFKPHRDNDTMAGAHRRFAVTLNLNTGEYDGGELRFPEYSRDRFSPATGDAVVFSCSLLHEVLPITRGQRYVLLAFLFGADAQPAGGQRPQPPR
- a CDS encoding porin — protein: MKKVLMGTTAIGAVALMAGPAAAQDGKISLGVGGYYENFFTFVEQDFDGPGDNDYNQFNVRQEGEIHFTGETTLDNGLTVGFQAQLEAITQGDQIDETFLYFEGSWGRLVMGSENSAPYLMQYTAPSAGLGLNDPNIAPFQQNSDAGTSTLLNQVSDSNKITYFTPRFAGFQLGASYTPNIDATGGDRQSSGLNTDEDPGDYNNFFGGGANFVESFNGFDVAVAGGIEYGMEEEDALVGNPETDDFLAFSGGVNVGFAGFTVGGSVLHSNGGLDDDGDTLVWDVGATYGQGPWEVGVTYLNGETETVGGDDQLHRVELGANYRLSPGVRVIGALQYSDDEDSSEDREEDAWGVIIGTRLDF
- a CDS encoding class I SAM-dependent methyltransferase produces the protein MSGRQWAKACGHLEAALRQRPDDPGLLRALAQSRFAAGQAEPALRALEAACAARPTDSPLQYDRAQLLRRLGRAEAALAAAQAAWKAAPKADEPALLLAELLVEAKRAAEAVDLLTPLSAVKPRDPELSLAFGAALLAAGLPDEALIPLEVAASLPGPKGAFALHNRATCLADLGRIDASAAAAEAALARLPELAGPLWHLGLCAVDRGDRTEAAARFAAAERANPQMGLAAAYHAALLQLTGQSAATEAWRRAERLDPAQTALREAVSHYLETEKREDAAPAIFGFKPSLLRFALAQAPQHGLQCEFGVFTGRSLRLLAETRPAASFGDWHGFDSFEGLPEAWLPDEGAGAYSTRGRLPEMPAGVHLHIGWFAETLQSFMETTSEPLAFANIDCDIYSSTVDVLDALSQRLTVGTVLVFDEYFAYPGWRAHEYKAFQELVERRGLRYHTVALSPFTRQAAIRIEALEQRLEWIGSN
- a CDS encoding TIGR02466 family protein; its protein translation is MQLANADGPVVLAFPTPIYRHRWPESAALNDALRALILARRATASSTVRSNIGGWQSSHDLMSWGDPSLATLGQYINEAFGAAMEAEIGTRAFTCKLAVTAWANVNGDGDYNRHHTHASNHWSGVYYVDLGGPDPDIVPNGAIEFQDPRPAVGVYDLPGVQSVATWTIQPEAGEMLLFPSWLRHGVLPFRGSGERISVAFNLRVGDLKR
- a CDS encoding porin, which translates into the protein MKKVLMGTTAIGAVALMAGPAAAQDGKISLGVGGYYENFFTFVEQDFDGPGDNDYNQFNVRQEGEIHFKGETTLDNGLTVGFQAQLEAVTQGDQIDETYLYFEGSWGRLVMGSENSAPYLMQYTAPSAGLGLNSPNIAPFNDISDAGTSTLLNQVSDANKITYFTPRFAGFQLGASYTPNIDATGGDRQSSDLNTDEDPGDYNNFFGAGANFVESFNGVDVAIAGGLEYGMEEEDALVGNPETDDFLAFSGGVNVGFAGFTVGGSVLHSNGGLDDDGDVLVWDVGATYGQGPWEVGVTYLNGETETVGGDDQLHRVEIGGNYRLSPGVKVIGALQYTDEEDESANRDEDAWGVIIGTRLDF
- a CDS encoding MarR family winged helix-turn-helix transcriptional regulator translates to MTMTPISQTLHDVADTSSDAEPLAALQFEGVGSRLREAYRLYMKALQDRLADENVPIGLWYFLCALWQEDGISQRELSRRVGTVEPTAVGVLAQMERREWVVRDRDPDDQRRRVVFLTDKGRDLRDRLKPVFEGVEQPEVLGLSDPELATLCDLLERLSRSVERSRLLRGI